In Hymenobacter sublimis, a single genomic region encodes these proteins:
- a CDS encoding glycoside hydrolase family 43 protein — protein sequence MKKLVLLGAVLSLFFGRNGHTQSLGSVGKTAKNTSKLVGSELRVGNPVFPGWYADPEAVIFGKTYWIYPTYSAPFDQQVYLDAFSSPDLVRWTKHPRIVDTTSIRWARRAMWAPAVVRKGGKYFLFFGANDVHEGEVGGIGVAVADRPEGPFQDYLGKPLVGNIHNGAQPIDQFVFQDTDGQYYLLYGGWSHCNIARLKPDFTGFLPYPDGTTFKEITPQNYVEGPIMFRRGGKYYFMWSEGGWAGPDYSVAYAVADSPLGPFQRVGKILQQDAAVATGAGHHSVIQVPGKDEWYIVYHRRPLGETDMNHRVTCIDRMYFDAQGRIQPVKITQEGVAKRKL from the coding sequence ATGAAGAAATTAGTATTGCTAGGCGCCGTGCTTAGCCTGTTTTTTGGCCGGAACGGGCACACTCAATCTTTGGGCTCGGTCGGCAAAACCGCTAAGAACACCTCAAAATTGGTGGGATCTGAACTGCGAGTGGGCAACCCGGTATTTCCGGGCTGGTACGCCGATCCGGAGGCCGTCATTTTTGGCAAGACCTACTGGATTTACCCCACCTACTCCGCCCCCTTTGATCAGCAGGTGTACCTAGATGCGTTTTCCTCGCCCGATCTGGTGCGCTGGACCAAGCACCCGCGCATTGTAGATACAACCAGCATCAGGTGGGCCCGCCGGGCCATGTGGGCGCCCGCCGTGGTGCGGAAAGGCGGCAAGTATTTTCTGTTTTTCGGGGCCAACGATGTGCACGAGGGCGAGGTAGGCGGCATTGGAGTGGCAGTGGCCGACCGGCCGGAGGGCCCGTTCCAGGACTACCTCGGCAAGCCCTTGGTTGGCAACATTCATAACGGCGCCCAGCCCATTGACCAATTCGTTTTCCAGGATACGGACGGGCAGTACTACCTGCTCTATGGGGGCTGGTCGCACTGCAACATCGCGCGCCTCAAGCCCGATTTCACCGGCTTTCTCCCCTACCCCGATGGTACCACTTTCAAGGAAATCACGCCCCAGAACTATGTAGAAGGCCCGATTATGTTTCGGCGCGGCGGCAAGTACTACTTCATGTGGTCGGAAGGTGGGTGGGCCGGCCCCGATTATTCCGTAGCCTACGCCGTAGCCGATTCGCCGCTGGGCCCTTTCCAGCGGGTAGGCAAAATTCTGCAGCAGGATGCGGCCGTGGCCACCGGCGCCGGCCACCACTCCGTTATTCAGGTGCCGGGTAAGGATGAATGGTACATTGTCTATCACCGCCGCCCCTTGGGTGAAACCGACATGAACCACCGCGTCACTTGCATCGACCGGATGTATTTTGATGCCCAAGGCCGTATTCAGCCAGTAAAAATCACTCAGGAGGGCGTAGCGAAACGCAAGCTGTAG
- a CDS encoding NmrA family NAD(P)-binding protein: MPEHPSSTPANQPTTSPPAPIVLAGATGALGLLIAHHLRQRGATVRALVRPGAASKAEAASLRLQGAEIVAVDYADAAALTGACTGASCVVSALSGLREVIVDAQTQLLNAAVAAGVPRFIPSDFSADFSRLPEGANRNFDLRREFQRRLDQAPIRATSILNGMFTDLLTGQAPLILSGPRRVVYWGDADQPLDFTTMMNTAEFTAAAALDDATPRYLRVAGEVATIRGLQTAAEQATGHRFKLLRVGGLGVLATMIKITQTLVPARNEVFPPWQGMQYLHNMLSGQAKLTEPLDNARYPGIRWTPVRAVLAASK; encoded by the coding sequence GTGCCAGAACACCCCTCCTCTACCCCCGCTAACCAGCCAACTACTTCGCCCCCGGCTCCTATTGTGCTAGCCGGCGCCACCGGGGCCCTGGGCTTACTGATTGCCCACCACCTTCGGCAACGCGGCGCTACTGTGCGGGCCCTGGTGCGGCCCGGCGCCGCCAGCAAAGCCGAAGCGGCGTCGTTGCGGCTCCAGGGCGCGGAAATAGTGGCCGTAGACTACGCCGATGCCGCCGCGCTAACGGGCGCTTGCACTGGGGCCTCCTGCGTGGTATCGGCCTTATCAGGGTTGCGCGAAGTGATTGTGGACGCCCAGACCCAGCTGCTGAATGCGGCCGTGGCCGCCGGCGTGCCGCGCTTTATTCCCTCCGACTTTTCCGCCGACTTCAGCCGGCTGCCGGAGGGCGCTAACCGCAACTTCGATTTGCGCCGGGAGTTTCAGCGGCGACTCGATCAGGCTCCCATCCGGGCTACCTCCATCCTGAACGGCATGTTCACGGATTTGCTGACCGGGCAGGCCCCCTTGATTCTGTCGGGTCCGCGCCGGGTGGTGTACTGGGGCGACGCTGACCAGCCCCTGGACTTCACAACCATGATGAACACGGCCGAGTTTACGGCCGCCGCCGCGCTTGACGATGCCACGCCCCGCTACCTGCGCGTAGCCGGCGAAGTAGCCACCATCCGCGGCCTGCAAACGGCCGCTGAGCAAGCCACAGGCCACCGCTTTAAGCTGCTGCGGGTAGGCGGACTGGGCGTGCTTGCCACCATGATTAAGATTACGCAAACGCTGGTGCCGGCCCGCAACGAAGTGTTTCCTCCTTGGCAAGGCATGCAGTACCTGCACAACATGCTCAGCGGCCAAGCCAAGCTGACTGAGCCCCTGGACAACGCCCGCTACCCCGGCATCCGCTGGACGCCGGTGCGGGCAGTGCTGGCGGCCAGCAAGTAG
- a CDS encoding zinc-dependent alcohol dehydrogenase family protein translates to MKAYKLHEPKSLENFTLNNYDEPAVRDHEVKIQVKAVSLNFRDWALANGWFGYPGEKLPFIPFSDAAGVVTEVGQSVTTIQVGDRVAVNFFPDWHDGPFSAAKTARSLGGSTDGVLAEYVTFPENSVAKVPDSFSFEEAAAFPCAGVTAWHSLVVQAQLKPTDMVLLQGTGGVSIFGLQIAKLMGAQVIITSSSDEKLAQAREMGADYVINYKATPDWDEQVRALTQGQGADYVLEVAGQMARSVKALKAGGSIFQIGAVGGPANEAPNLGMVPINTQRIQGIYVGSTHMLTDLLQAFDRNQLKPIISQIFGFEQAKEALAYMGSGSHFGKIVVQVG, encoded by the coding sequence ATGAAAGCATACAAGCTGCACGAACCCAAAAGCCTGGAAAACTTCACGCTCAACAACTACGACGAGCCCGCGGTCCGCGACCACGAAGTTAAGATTCAGGTAAAAGCTGTGTCCCTGAATTTCCGTGACTGGGCCCTGGCCAACGGCTGGTTTGGCTACCCCGGCGAGAAGCTACCCTTTATTCCGTTCAGCGACGCGGCGGGGGTAGTAACCGAAGTTGGCCAAAGCGTAACAACCATTCAGGTGGGCGACCGAGTAGCCGTAAACTTCTTTCCTGACTGGCACGACGGACCGTTTTCGGCTGCCAAAACTGCCCGCTCCCTGGGTGGCAGCACCGACGGCGTGCTGGCCGAGTACGTGACCTTCCCGGAAAACTCGGTAGCCAAAGTACCCGACTCATTTTCCTTTGAGGAAGCTGCCGCTTTTCCTTGCGCCGGCGTAACGGCCTGGCACTCCCTCGTAGTGCAGGCGCAGCTCAAGCCCACCGATATGGTGCTGCTGCAGGGCACGGGTGGGGTTTCCATCTTTGGTTTGCAGATAGCCAAGCTAATGGGTGCCCAGGTTATTATCACCTCCAGCTCCGACGAGAAGCTCGCGCAAGCCCGCGAAATGGGAGCCGACTACGTTATTAATTACAAAGCAACCCCTGACTGGGACGAGCAAGTCCGGGCGTTGACCCAGGGCCAAGGCGCTGACTATGTGCTGGAAGTAGCCGGTCAAATGGCCCGCTCCGTGAAGGCTCTCAAGGCCGGGGGTAGCATCTTCCAGATTGGGGCCGTGGGAGGTCCTGCCAACGAGGCGCCTAACCTGGGCATGGTGCCCATCAACACCCAGCGCATTCAGGGCATTTACGTAGGCAGCACCCACATGCTCACTGACCTGCTTCAGGCCTTCGACCGGAACCAGCTGAAGCCAATCATCAGCCAAATATTTGGTTTCGAACAAGCTAAAGAAGCGTTGGCGTACATGGGTAGTGGCTCCCACTTCGGCAAAATTGTCGTGCAGGTAGGCTAG
- a CDS encoding BLUF domain-containing protein: protein MHHIVYQSSAVGLPTTAELKFLLRQSRANNQRLHITGLLLYSNGSFLQVLEGEAPAVRQIYATIQADYRHTRVHTLADGPITARVFTDWSMGFQTLSSEDYLRLTGYINPFRSTFLDAHLPDIDEGMLILLKTFVVNEGYQL from the coding sequence ATGCATCACATCGTCTATCAGAGTTCCGCGGTTGGGCTACCCACTACGGCGGAGCTGAAGTTTCTGCTGCGACAGTCGCGGGCCAATAATCAGCGGCTTCATATTACCGGGCTACTGCTTTACAGCAATGGCAGCTTTCTGCAAGTGCTGGAAGGGGAGGCGCCCGCCGTGCGGCAAATCTACGCCACTATTCAGGCCGACTACCGGCATACCCGCGTGCACACGCTGGCCGATGGGCCCATTACAGCCCGGGTGTTTACCGATTGGTCAATGGGGTTTCAAACCTTGTCCAGTGAAGATTACCTCCGCCTCACTGGCTACATCAATCCGTTCCGGTCTACCTTCCTGGATGCCCATCTGCCCGATATTGACGAAGGCATGCTCATTTTGCTCAAAACGTTCGTGGTAAACGAAGGCTACCAACTGTAA
- a CDS encoding cold-shock protein yields MQTGTVKFFNETKGFGFINNAETGEDIFVHVTGLIDEIRDNDKVEFEVEQGRKGLNAVKVRRA; encoded by the coding sequence ATGCAGACAGGAACCGTAAAATTCTTTAATGAAACCAAAGGCTTTGGTTTCATCAACAACGCTGAAACCGGCGAAGACATTTTTGTACACGTAACCGGCCTCATTGACGAAATCCGCGACAATGACAAGGTAGAGTTCGAAGTAGAGCAGGGCCGCAAAGGGCTGAACGCCGTTAAGGTGCGTCGCGCTTAA
- a CDS encoding DUF1624 domain-containing protein, with protein sequence MQHATHSASLPIFRRVTSPRIQAIDAVRGLVMVVMALDHVREFWSPTPVRPEDVSQASVVLFFTRWITHFCAPTFVLLAGVSIFLYQQKHTDRRHVSKFLLTRGLWLIGLELVVVNLLLQWSYQLLLLQVIWVIGWGMVLLAGLLWLPRWLLGLLALVLMVGHNALPPVQLATVSDALLALLHNSPTVIPLPGLPPLLAAYTLVPWVAVLAAGYWLGPWFLGSAVERQQRLRLAGAALLVLFGALRATNWYGDPAPWGTQARGLSYSVLSFLNVTKYPPSLLFLCLTLGVALLLLSTAERFTGRLSQILRTFGQVPFFYYLLHLALISVSAWVWTQLRFGAPVNFGFITAKEWPATYQPSLLRAYVVWLLVVCALYWPCRWYRNYKAQHGHWWLSYL encoded by the coding sequence ATGCAGCATGCTACTCACTCTGCTTCCCTACCTATCTTTCGCCGTGTTACTAGTCCGCGCATACAGGCCATTGACGCGGTACGGGGGCTGGTGATGGTGGTTATGGCCCTAGACCACGTGCGCGAATTCTGGAGTCCTACCCCCGTGCGGCCCGAAGACGTCAGCCAGGCCTCGGTTGTGCTGTTCTTCACGCGCTGGATCACGCATTTTTGTGCTCCAACCTTCGTGTTGCTGGCGGGCGTTAGCATTTTTTTGTACCAACAAAAGCACACTGACCGCCGCCACGTAAGCAAGTTTCTCCTTACGCGGGGCCTGTGGCTGATCGGGCTGGAGCTGGTGGTCGTTAACCTGCTGTTACAGTGGAGCTATCAGTTGCTGCTACTGCAAGTCATATGGGTAATCGGCTGGGGTATGGTGTTGCTGGCGGGCCTGTTGTGGTTGCCCCGGTGGCTGCTGGGCCTGTTGGCCCTCGTCCTAATGGTAGGGCACAACGCCCTACCACCTGTGCAGCTCGCTACCGTTTCTGATGCGCTGTTGGCGCTGCTGCACAACAGCCCCACAGTTATTCCGCTGCCGGGACTGCCGCCCTTGCTGGCCGCTTACACGCTGGTGCCCTGGGTAGCCGTGCTGGCGGCGGGCTACTGGCTCGGACCCTGGTTCTTGGGGTCAGCGGTGGAGCGGCAACAGCGGCTCCGGCTGGCGGGAGCTGCCCTGCTGGTGCTATTTGGGGCCCTGCGTGCAACCAACTGGTACGGTGACCCCGCTCCCTGGGGTACGCAGGCCCGGGGGCTGAGCTACAGCGTGCTTTCATTTCTGAACGTGACGAAGTACCCACCGTCCCTGCTTTTTTTGTGCCTGACGCTGGGGGTAGCCTTGCTGCTGCTTAGCACTGCGGAGCGTTTCACTGGTCGGCTCAGCCAGATCCTGCGCACCTTCGGGCAGGTACCATTCTTTTACTACCTACTGCATCTGGCCCTGATTAGCGTTAGCGCCTGGGTCTGGACGCAGCTACGCTTTGGCGCGCCCGTTAACTTTGGGTTTATAACTGCCAAGGAGTGGCCCGCCACGTATCAGCCTAGCTTGCTGCGCGCCTACGTGGTATGGCTGCTGGTAGTATGCGCCTTGTATTGGCCGTGCCGCTGGTACCGCAATTACAAGGCTCAGCATGGGCATTGGTGGCTTTCCTACCTATAA
- a CDS encoding class I SAM-dependent methyltransferase has translation MHLDPASPFPASAFRRLDENPDAEFYRQPRFVTHLDEPALAAVTQLYREYFKPGSVLLDLMSSWVSHLPAEVAYARVVGLGMNEQELRANPRLQAYVVQDLNHTPELPFAAAEFDGAAICVSIDYLTQPVVVLRELARVLRPGAPLVITFSNRCFPSKAIAAWRALDDQGHLVLVDQLLRAAGGWEPSELLDRSPNPRRTDPLFAVVARAKAAGPLPAKHTAPAQ, from the coding sequence ATGCACCTCGATCCTGCCTCGCCGTTTCCCGCCAGCGCCTTCCGCCGCCTTGACGAGAACCCGGATGCTGAATTCTACCGGCAACCCCGCTTCGTTACCCACCTCGACGAGCCCGCGCTGGCTGCCGTAACCCAACTCTACCGGGAATATTTCAAGCCGGGCAGCGTTCTGCTGGACTTAATGAGTAGCTGGGTAAGCCACCTGCCCGCCGAGGTAGCCTACGCCCGGGTAGTGGGCCTGGGCATGAATGAGCAGGAGCTGCGCGCCAATCCGCGCCTGCAAGCCTACGTGGTGCAGGATCTAAACCACACCCCCGAGTTGCCTTTTGCGGCCGCTGAATTTGATGGAGCGGCCATTTGCGTCTCCATCGACTACCTGACCCAGCCCGTGGTGGTGCTGCGCGAACTGGCGCGGGTGCTACGGCCCGGCGCCCCGCTGGTCATTACGTTTTCCAACCGCTGCTTTCCCAGCAAAGCCATAGCCGCCTGGCGCGCCCTCGACGACCAGGGCCATCTGGTGCTGGTGGATCAGCTGCTACGGGCCGCGGGCGGCTGGGAACCCAGTGAACTGCTGGACCGCAGCCCCAATCCGCGCCGTACGGATCCGCTGTTTGCCGTGGTGGCCCGGGCTAAAGCAGCCGGGCCACTGCCCGCGAAGCATACGGCGCCCGCTCAGTGA
- the ctlX gene encoding citrulline utilization hydrolase CtlX has translation MQSARTVFLVRPTRFTFNVETAQSNHFQRYMAGLDAEAIQARAFAEFDAVVATLRAHHMQVLVFEAPAEPHTPDAVFPNNWGTFHPDGRVLLYPMCAPNRRPERRPDILETLGQHFGIREVVDLSEHEQAGRFLEGTGSIIFDHVHRIAYAALSARTDEGLFREVAAKLGYEPVAFRAHDADGHDIYHTNVMMCVGARFAVVCLESITNPAERAAVVESLTRTGHEILPITLAQVACFAGNMLTLQPSHGPELLALSQSAYDALRPEERQLLEQYAELLPLTIPTIETIGGGSARCMLAEVFLPVAEPVAGPHRQQ, from the coding sequence ATGCAATCTGCCCGCACCGTCTTCCTTGTCCGGCCCACGCGCTTCACCTTTAACGTCGAAACGGCCCAGTCCAACCACTTCCAGCGGTATATGGCGGGCCTGGATGCGGAGGCTATTCAAGCGCGAGCTTTTGCCGAGTTTGATGCCGTAGTAGCTACGTTGCGCGCCCACCACATGCAGGTACTCGTGTTCGAGGCCCCAGCCGAGCCGCACACCCCTGATGCGGTGTTTCCCAACAACTGGGGCACATTTCACCCCGATGGTCGGGTGCTGCTCTACCCCATGTGTGCCCCCAACCGTCGGCCCGAACGGCGCCCCGACATTCTGGAAACTCTGGGCCAGCATTTTGGTATTCGGGAAGTAGTGGACCTGTCGGAGCACGAACAGGCGGGCCGGTTTCTGGAAGGCACTGGTAGCATTATTTTCGACCATGTGCACCGCATTGCCTACGCTGCGCTGTCGGCCCGCACCGATGAAGGCTTGTTTCGGGAAGTGGCCGCGAAGCTAGGCTATGAGCCCGTTGCCTTCCGGGCCCATGATGCTGATGGCCACGACATCTACCACACCAACGTAATGATGTGCGTGGGGGCCCGCTTTGCCGTGGTGTGCCTGGAAAGCATTACCAACCCCGCCGAGCGCGCCGCCGTGGTAGAGTCGCTTACCCGCACCGGCCACGAGATACTGCCCATCACGCTGGCCCAAGTGGCCTGTTTTGCCGGCAACATGCTCACGCTGCAGCCTAGCCACGGCCCCGAGCTGCTGGCCCTCTCCCAGAGTGCCTACGATGCCCTACGGCCCGAGGAGCGCCAGCTGTTGGAGCAGTACGCCGAGTTGTTGCCGCTTACCATTCCTACCATTGAAACCATTGGTGGCGGCAGTGCCCGCTGCATGCTGGCCGAGGTATTTCTACCCGTTGCTGAACCGGTAGCAGGGCCCCACCGGCAGCAGTAA
- a CDS encoding SPL family radical SAM protein has protein sequence MTEPQLFPSLDLLTPPVAEARTHAAKLWLPKRVVFTPDALDQPFGQQMLERVTAHGLEVELLKSNRLTGVRGEDARDTYRRAKSTLAVVCAPPSSLRLQPTPPSADWQMNLAEGCPAHCQYCYLAGSLAGPPVVKVFANLPQLLENTQAYEQPGRVTSFEVSCYTDVLGIEHLTGSLAECIRYFGQREGTHLRFVSKYDHVDSLLGLPHHGRTRARFSLNAEAAVRKLEGGTASVEARLRALRQLALPSEQGGGGYPVGVVLAPIMPLPGWQDEYRHLLDRLAATLDFPCDLTAECITHRFTPGSKDVLLQWYPNTSLDLEEATRAVKRNKFGGTKFVYQPADMRTLKEFFHQEWQLRFPNSPLLYWT, from the coding sequence ATGACAGAACCCCAGCTGTTTCCTTCGCTCGACCTCCTGACGCCCCCCGTTGCTGAAGCGCGTACGCACGCGGCCAAGCTCTGGCTGCCCAAACGGGTAGTGTTTACCCCTGATGCCCTGGACCAGCCTTTCGGCCAGCAGATGCTGGAGCGCGTTACCGCGCACGGCTTAGAAGTAGAGCTGCTAAAAAGCAACCGCCTCACGGGGGTGCGTGGCGAAGACGCCCGCGACACGTACCGCCGCGCCAAAAGCACCCTGGCCGTGGTGTGCGCCCCGCCTAGCTCTCTGCGCTTGCAGCCCACGCCGCCCTCCGCCGACTGGCAGATGAACCTGGCCGAGGGCTGTCCCGCCCACTGCCAGTACTGCTACCTGGCCGGCAGCTTGGCCGGCCCGCCCGTGGTGAAGGTGTTTGCTAACCTGCCTCAACTACTGGAAAATACCCAGGCCTACGAGCAGCCCGGCCGCGTTACCAGCTTCGAGGTGAGTTGCTATACGGATGTGCTGGGCATTGAGCACCTGACCGGCTCCTTGGCCGAATGCATTCGGTATTTTGGGCAGCGCGAAGGCACTCACCTGCGCTTCGTGAGCAAGTACGACCACGTAGACTCCCTGTTGGGGCTGCCCCACCACGGCCGCACGCGTGCCCGCTTTAGTTTAAATGCTGAAGCCGCCGTGCGCAAGTTAGAAGGCGGTACTGCTTCCGTGGAAGCCCGGCTCCGGGCCCTGCGCCAGCTAGCGCTGCCCTCGGAGCAGGGCGGGGGCGGCTACCCGGTAGGTGTGGTGCTGGCACCCATTATGCCCCTGCCGGGCTGGCAGGATGAGTACCGCCACTTGCTCGACCGGCTAGCCGCTACCCTCGATTTCCCCTGCGACCTGACGGCCGAATGCATCACACACCGCTTCACGCCCGGCTCCAAGGATGTGCTGCTGCAGTGGTACCCTAATACTTCCTTAGATTTGGAGGAGGCTACTCGGGCCGTGAAGCGCAACAAGTTTGGTGGTACCAAGTTCGTGTACCAGCCCGCCGACATGCGCACGCTCAAGGAGTTCTTCCACCAGGAATGGCAGCTGCGCTTCCCCAACTCCCCATTGCTCTACTGGACCTAG
- a CDS encoding malate:quinone oxidoreductase: MSTTESAASLSADVVLIGAGIMSATLGMMLKELQPDLTIAIIERLDVAAAESSDAWNNAGTGHSAFCELNYTPEKPDGSVDISKAIKIAEQFEESKQFWAFLAETYAVKELTRFVNHIPHLSFVWGAKNVEFLRKRHAALTQSPLFQGMEFTESREEMEQWMPLVMHGRDPQQPVAATRMDLGTDVNFGSLTRGMFTLLQQKPGVTFYFHHNVEKLRQKEDGIWRVKAKDLSTDATIKIRAPFVFIGAGGGSLPLLIKSGIPEGAGFGGFPVSGQWLKCVNPAVIAQHHAKVYGKAAVGSPPMSVPHLDTRVINGKQELLFGPYAGFSTKFLKQGSYLDLPLSVKLSNMRPMILAGLKNMPLTKYLINQVRQSPEDRLAALREYLPEARAEDWQLEIAGQRVQVIKKHETEGGVLEFGTEVVAASDGSIAALLGASPGASTAVSIMLGLVQRCFPAKAQTPEWQAKLRQMIPSFGQSLNDNPALVQEIRAHTSAVLGLKADVETAR, encoded by the coding sequence ATGAGCACTACCGAATCCGCTGCTTCCCTGTCTGCCGATGTGGTCCTGATTGGGGCTGGCATCATGAGCGCCACCTTGGGCATGATGCTGAAGGAGTTGCAGCCTGATCTTACCATCGCCATTATAGAGCGGCTCGATGTGGCCGCCGCCGAAAGCTCCGACGCCTGGAACAACGCCGGCACGGGTCACTCGGCCTTTTGCGAGTTGAACTATACCCCCGAGAAGCCCGACGGCTCCGTGGACATCAGCAAGGCCATCAAAATTGCCGAGCAATTCGAGGAGTCCAAGCAGTTCTGGGCCTTTCTGGCCGAAACCTACGCCGTAAAGGAGCTGACGCGCTTTGTTAACCACATTCCGCACCTAAGCTTTGTGTGGGGCGCTAAAAACGTAGAATTCCTGCGCAAACGTCACGCGGCCCTCACGCAGTCGCCCCTGTTTCAGGGCATGGAGTTCACGGAGAGCCGGGAAGAAATGGAGCAGTGGATGCCTCTGGTGATGCACGGCCGCGACCCGCAGCAGCCCGTGGCCGCCACCCGCATGGACCTGGGCACCGACGTAAATTTCGGCTCCCTCACCCGGGGCATGTTTACCCTGCTCCAGCAGAAGCCGGGCGTAACGTTCTACTTTCACCACAACGTAGAAAAGCTGCGGCAGAAAGAGGACGGCATCTGGCGCGTGAAAGCCAAGGATTTGTCTACTGATGCTACCATCAAAATCCGGGCGCCGTTCGTGTTTATTGGTGCCGGCGGCGGTTCCCTACCCCTGCTTATCAAGTCGGGCATTCCGGAAGGCGCGGGCTTTGGCGGCTTTCCCGTGAGTGGGCAGTGGTTGAAGTGCGTAAACCCTGCCGTTATTGCTCAGCACCACGCCAAAGTGTACGGCAAGGCGGCCGTGGGCTCCCCGCCCATGTCGGTGCCCCACCTGGATACCCGCGTGATTAACGGCAAGCAGGAATTGCTATTCGGCCCGTACGCCGGCTTCAGCACCAAGTTCCTCAAGCAAGGCTCCTACCTCGATTTACCCCTGTCGGTGAAGCTGAGCAACATGCGCCCCATGATACTTGCGGGCCTGAAGAATATGCCGCTGACCAAGTACCTCATCAACCAGGTGCGCCAGTCGCCGGAAGACCGGCTGGCAGCCTTGCGCGAGTACCTGCCCGAAGCTCGGGCTGAGGACTGGCAACTGGAAATTGCCGGCCAGCGCGTGCAGGTTATCAAAAAGCACGAAACGGAGGGCGGCGTTCTGGAGTTTGGAACCGAGGTAGTGGCCGCTTCCGATGGCTCTATTGCCGCTTTGCTGGGAGCTTCACCCGGTGCTTCTACAGCTGTCAGCATCATGCTGGGTTTGGTGCAGCGCTGCTTCCCGGCCAAAGCCCAAACGCCGGAGTGGCAAGCCAAGCTGCGTCAAATGATTCCCTCCTTCGGCCAGTCCCTGAATGATAATCCGGCCCTAGTGCAAGAGATTCGCGCCCACACCAGCGCCGTACTTGGCCTGAAAGCTGACGTCGAAACTGCTCGCTAA
- a CDS encoding PAS domain-containing protein, with amino-acid sequence MSTPTAFSPDYERLQTAVDAAGVGTWDLNPISGELIWSTRCKELFGLPATATITYDDFLRGLHPDDRDATEAAVAEALNPAGSGTCDIEYRTIGLHDGGQVRWVRATGRAFFDAAHTQATRFIGTITDITRTKQVQETLSQSEERYALAALATNDAIWEWNLVTNEVKWNPAIERVLGYGPEARFTTAEWWYNHIHPADAERVVHGIHEAIDGGRTDWHDEYRFQRADGSYASMMDRGHVARNAEGQPLRMIGAMQDVTRQREAEKALRQREADFTTMADTIAQLAWMAAPDGNITWYNQRWYEYTGSNLEEMRGWGWEKVHHPDHIGRVMEFVRTAWSAGQPWELTFPLRSHQGEYRWFLTRAVPIRNEQGQVLRWFGTNTDITELKQLQEQLERSYQDLELKVTFRTLALEREVQQLRTQIQPPTPEAR; translated from the coding sequence ATGAGTACACCTACTGCCTTTTCGCCCGATTACGAACGCCTGCAAACTGCCGTGGATGCCGCTGGGGTAGGCACTTGGGACTTGAACCCAATCAGTGGCGAGCTTATTTGGTCGACGCGCTGCAAGGAGTTGTTTGGCCTACCGGCTACCGCCACCATCACCTACGACGATTTTCTGCGCGGCCTGCACCCCGACGACCGGGACGCTACCGAAGCAGCAGTGGCCGAGGCCCTGAACCCGGCTGGTAGTGGCACCTGCGACATTGAGTACCGCACCATTGGCCTGCATGACGGCGGGCAGGTACGCTGGGTGCGAGCCACGGGGCGGGCTTTCTTTGATGCGGCCCACACCCAAGCAACGCGCTTTATTGGTACTATCACCGACATCACCCGCACCAAACAGGTGCAGGAAACCCTGAGCCAGAGTGAGGAGCGCTACGCCCTGGCGGCGTTGGCTACCAACGACGCCATCTGGGAGTGGAACCTAGTTACCAACGAGGTGAAGTGGAACCCCGCCATAGAGCGGGTGCTTGGCTACGGCCCCGAAGCTCGGTTTACCACCGCCGAGTGGTGGTACAACCACATTCATCCTGCTGATGCGGAGCGCGTGGTGCATGGCATCCACGAAGCCATTGACGGGGGCCGCACCGACTGGCACGACGAATACCGCTTCCAACGGGCTGATGGCAGCTACGCCAGCATGATGGACCGGGGCCACGTAGCCCGTAACGCCGAGGGCCAACCCCTGCGCATGATTGGGGCCATGCAGGACGTAACCCGTCAGCGCGAAGCTGAAAAAGCCCTGCGCCAGCGCGAGGCCGACTTCACCACCATGGCCGATACCATTGCCCAGCTGGCCTGGATGGCCGCCCCCGACGGCAATATCACCTGGTATAACCAGCGCTGGTATGAGTACACCGGCAGCAACCTGGAGGAAATGCGCGGCTGGGGCTGGGAAAAGGTGCATCATCCCGACCACATAGGCCGGGTAATGGAATTTGTGCGCACCGCTTGGTCGGCTGGGCAGCCCTGGGAGCTGACCTTCCCTTTGCGCAGCCACCAGGGCGAGTACCGGTGGTTTCTGACCCGGGCCGTCCCCATTCGCAATGAGCAAGGTCAGGTGCTGCGCTGGTTTGGCACCAACACCGACATTACGGAGCTAAAACAGCTTCAGGAACAGCTGGAGCGCTCCTACCAGGACTTGGAGCTGAAGGTAACGTTCCGCACGTTGGCGCTGGAGCGTGAGGTGCAGCAGCTCCGAACCCAGATTCAGCCCCCTACCCCGGAAGCCAGGTAG